A window of Chloracidobacterium sp. N contains these coding sequences:
- a CDS encoding bifunctional serine/threonine-protein kinase/formylglycine-generating enzyme family protein — protein sequence MTFCPVDGKGLIPLLIDGKYRIEKKIGEGGMGQVYRAIHVEIGTPFAVKVLHAQFGEDEKAVERFRREAQAAAQIRHPNAVSVTDFGVTKDSNLVYFVMEYLEGESLGERLRETHALPLEDIYFIYSCVCSALHAAHLKGIVHRDVKPDNIFLLLDEERNIKDVKVLDFGIAKLKRQDKNTLTASGTVIGTPDYMSPEQCQGIELDARSDIYSLGVILYELFTGRVPFQSESAMTTLMAHVSQPPPPPVTINPAVPPSINRLILRTLAKQPHERPETALHLLSELEQALQEAGAKLGTASLTNLLKVQRHASRSTLGDGKGSTTDLGERAPTTNRTLALSGSNIAAERATVESQRTTGSSRKSTSEPGGETRTYVTVDGKPAAASKPWLPLAAAVGLVVVGLVAGGGWYLSQRAATTGQGATGAASPKPPPAPPAPLGMVYIPGGTFTMGNNASADDFEKPEHERQIAPFFMDRTEVTNEQYARFVQETGHPPPPNWKGEKTFPPGTAKLPVAEVSWEDAQAFAKWAGKRLPTEAEWEYAARGTDRRLYPWGMEFDPAKLNAGRDVSQLKDQRRQVGSFPGESPFGLLDMAGNVAEWTDSGYDLYPGSQAVIKPQFQPLKIIRGGCFADDARKTMVTRRLMNERTFRDLSTGFRCAKDAPPVKAPATP from the coding sequence GTGACCTTTTGCCCGGTGGACGGCAAGGGTCTCATTCCGCTGCTCATTGACGGCAAGTACCGCATCGAGAAAAAAATCGGTGAAGGCGGCATGGGGCAGGTCTATCGCGCCATCCACGTCGAGATTGGGACGCCGTTTGCCGTCAAGGTGCTGCACGCCCAGTTCGGCGAGGATGAAAAAGCCGTCGAGCGTTTCCGGCGCGAGGCGCAGGCCGCTGCCCAGATTCGCCATCCCAATGCGGTCAGCGTTACGGACTTCGGTGTGACGAAAGACTCCAACCTGGTGTACTTCGTCATGGAATACCTCGAAGGCGAGTCCCTGGGGGAACGGCTGCGGGAAACGCATGCGCTGCCGCTGGAAGACATCTACTTCATCTATTCCTGTGTGTGCTCCGCGCTGCACGCGGCGCATCTCAAAGGCATCGTTCACCGGGATGTCAAGCCGGACAACATCTTTCTGCTGCTTGATGAGGAGCGGAATATCAAGGATGTCAAGGTGCTCGACTTTGGCATTGCCAAGCTCAAGCGCCAGGACAAAAACACCCTGACGGCTTCCGGGACGGTCATCGGGACGCCCGATTACATGTCGCCGGAACAGTGCCAGGGCATCGAGCTGGATGCGCGCTCGGACATCTACAGTCTGGGGGTCATCCTCTATGAACTGTTCACTGGACGGGTTCCCTTCCAGAGCGAAAGCGCCATGACCACGCTCATGGCGCATGTCTCCCAGCCGCCACCGCCGCCAGTCACCATCAACCCTGCCGTACCACCCAGCATCAACCGTCTCATTCTGCGCACTCTGGCGAAGCAGCCCCATGAGCGGCCGGAGACCGCCCTGCACCTGCTCAGCGAACTCGAACAGGCATTGCAGGAAGCCGGGGCGAAGTTGGGCACGGCTTCACTGACGAATCTGCTCAAAGTCCAGCGCCACGCCAGCCGCAGCACTCTGGGCGATGGCAAAGGGTCCACGACCGACCTGGGTGAGAGAGCACCGACCACCAACCGTACGCTGGCGCTGTCGGGGTCGAATATCGCTGCCGAGCGGGCGACGGTGGAAAGCCAGCGGACGACGGGATCGAGCCGCAAGAGCACCTCCGAGCCGGGAGGTGAAACGCGGACGTATGTCACGGTGGATGGCAAGCCGGCTGCGGCCTCCAAGCCATGGCTTCCCCTTGCCGCTGCGGTGGGACTGGTGGTGGTCGGGCTGGTCGCCGGTGGCGGGTGGTATCTTTCCCAGCGCGCAGCCACGACCGGGCAGGGGGCCACAGGCGCTGCCAGCCCCAAACCGCCACCGGCGCCACCGGCGCCACTGGGAATGGTCTATATCCCCGGCGGGACGTTCACCATGGGCAACAACGCCAGCGCCGACGACTTTGAAAAGCCGGAGCACGAACGTCAGATCGCCCCGTTCTTCATGGACCGCACGGAAGTCACCAACGAGCAGTACGCCCGGTTTGTCCAGGAAACCGGACACCCGCCGCCACCCAACTGGAAAGGCGAGAAAACCTTTCCGCCAGGGACGGCCAAACTGCCCGTTGCTGAAGTGAGTTGGGAAGACGCCCAGGCCTTTGCCAAGTGGGCCGGCAAGCGTTTGCCCACGGAAGCCGAATGGGAGTATGCCGCACGGGGCACTGACCGCCGGCTCTACCCGTGGGGGATGGAGTTTGACCCGGCAAAGCTCAACGCCGGCCGGGATGTCAGCCAGCTCAAGGACCAGCGCCGCCAGGTGGGAAGTTTTCCGGGCGAAAGCCCCTTCGGACTGCTGGATATGGCCGGCAACGTGGCGGAGTGGACGGACAGCGGCTATGACCTCTATCCCGGCAGTCAGGCGGTCATCAAACCGCAGTTCCAGCCGCTCAAGATCATTCGCGGCGGCTGCTTTGCCGATGATGCCCGCAAAACCATGGTGACACGCCGCCTGATGAATGAGCGCACATTCCGCGATCTTTCAACCGGCTTCCGCTGTGCCAAGGACGCTCCGCCGGTCAAGGCACCCGCCACGCCGTAG
- a CDS encoding NAD(P)/FAD-dependent oxidoreductase, producing the protein MRPLAETTFDVVVIGAGVAGLTAALLLQHDGYRTLLLEAHDKAGGCAGYFFHKGYNFDVGATVLMGLDPVGLHTQVFNRLGRPLPESTLIEQVDVHLPDRCVHIAHNPEIWAHERVVRFARTPEEAERLRAFWQLVDRTADTLWTATAKRPVLPLRHWRDVVANLRLVSPDFLRAAPYLFSTVEDVLRRYRLADHAPLRAFLDGLLLITVQETAARAPFLNGAAGLDIYRHGIRRARGGMKSFIKAHVAAFRELGGVLRLRQRVTRITPAAGGGYTVETDRGLTVHAPRVVANLPIWNVSSLVAADVSRRLKRPLNKAGVGWGAFTLYLGVRAEVIPNDTPLNHQVLLEYGAPFDDGNSAFLSLSEVDDRASAPPGRRTLNLSTHTEVSPWWELSPEDYAARRAAVVERLLTAAERVFPNLREGIECALPGTPRTFARYTGRAQGMVGGLRTTLWNSNLFGIGSRDVGLPDFWLVGDTVFPGQGTPACALSGINAWRDIGMRASRPQAWERGRPARILISTVADATGTDMGSSRSVG; encoded by the coding sequence ATGCGTCCCTTAGCCGAAACAACCTTCGATGTGGTGGTCATTGGTGCTGGCGTGGCTGGTTTGACGGCTGCCCTGTTGCTCCAGCACGACGGCTACCGGACACTGCTGCTTGAAGCCCACGACAAGGCCGGCGGCTGCGCCGGGTACTTTTTCCACAAGGGCTACAACTTCGATGTGGGCGCAACGGTGCTGATGGGCCTTGACCCGGTTGGCCTCCACACGCAGGTGTTCAACCGGCTTGGACGGCCGCTGCCCGAAAGCACCCTCATCGAACAGGTGGATGTGCACCTGCCCGACCGCTGTGTTCACATCGCGCACAATCCTGAAATTTGGGCGCATGAGCGCGTGGTGCGCTTTGCCCGGACGCCCGAAGAGGCGGAGCGGCTGCGCGCCTTCTGGCAGCTTGTGGACCGGACGGCCGACACGCTCTGGACGGCGACGGCCAAACGGCCGGTGCTGCCGCTGCGCCACTGGCGTGATGTCGTCGCCAACCTGCGTCTGGTTTCGCCGGATTTTCTCCGCGCAGCGCCCTACCTGTTTTCGACCGTGGAAGACGTGCTGCGGCGCTACCGGCTGGCTGACCATGCCCCGCTGCGGGCTTTTCTTGACGGGCTGCTGCTCATCACGGTGCAGGAAACAGCGGCGCGGGCGCCTTTTCTGAACGGCGCGGCCGGGCTGGACATTTACCGCCACGGCATCCGGCGCGCGCGCGGCGGCATGAAGAGCTTTATCAAGGCGCATGTGGCAGCGTTCCGTGAGCTGGGCGGCGTACTTCGGCTGCGCCAGCGGGTGACACGCATCACTCCGGCTGCGGGTGGCGGCTACACGGTGGAGACTGACCGGGGGCTGACCGTGCATGCGCCGCGGGTGGTGGCCAACCTGCCCATCTGGAACGTGTCCTCGCTGGTGGCGGCGGATGTGTCGCGCCGGCTGAAGCGTCCTCTGAACAAGGCTGGCGTGGGCTGGGGGGCATTTACGCTCTATCTGGGCGTCCGGGCGGAGGTCATTCCCAACGATACGCCGCTCAACCACCAGGTGCTTTTGGAATACGGCGCGCCCTTTGACGACGGCAACAGCGCCTTTCTCAGTTTGAGCGAAGTGGATGATCGCGCCAGCGCCCCGCCAGGTCGCCGGACACTGAATCTTTCCACCCACACGGAAGTATCCCCGTGGTGGGAGTTGTCGCCGGAAGACTATGCAGCGCGGCGGGCGGCCGTGGTGGAGCGGCTGCTGACGGCAGCGGAGCGGGTGTTTCCGAATCTTCGGGAAGGCATCGAGTGTGCGTTGCCGGGGACGCCGCGCACGTTTGCGCGCTATACGGGCCGCGCGCAGGGCATGGTGGGCGGTTTGCGGACGACCCTGTGGAACAGCAACCTGTTCGGGATTGGTTCGCGTGATGTGGGCCTGCCCGACTTCTGGCTGGTGGGCGACACGGTGTTTCCAGGGCAGGGAACACCGGCCTGTGCGCTTTCCGGCATCAATGCCTGGCGCGACATTGGAATGCGGGCGTCCCGCCCGCAAGCCTGGGAGCGCGGGCGTCCCGCCCGCATCCTAATTTCAACCGTCGCTGACGCGACGGGAACCGATATGGGGTCCTCGCGATCCGTGGGTTGA
- a CDS encoding AtpZ/AtpI family protein yields MPSPQNSDNDEAVQRARMLTAAGLALGLPMTMLGSFLVGYWLDRQFQTAPLWFFLLGIAGLVSSARLLYRLWEQLR; encoded by the coding sequence ATGCCGTCGCCCCAGAATTCGGACAACGACGAAGCGGTTCAGCGCGCCCGGATGCTGACGGCGGCCGGGCTGGCACTGGGGCTGCCGATGACCATGCTGGGTTCGTTTCTGGTGGGCTACTGGCTGGACCGCCAGTTTCAGACGGCACCGCTGTGGTTCTTTCTGCTTGGGATCGCCGGGCTGGTCAGCAGCGCCCGGCTGCTCTACCGCCTGTGGGAGCAGCTCCGGTAA
- the miaA gene encoding tRNA (adenosine(37)-N6)-dimethylallyltransferase MiaA — translation MTPRPIPVIVGPTCSGKSDLGLAVARALDGEIINLDSIQVYRGLDVATAKVPPALRAAVPHHLIDVADPAEHYTAGRYAREATACLADIEARGRTAVFVGGTGLYFDALRGRLFAEDDPTDLRLRARLHAIRARRGAPWLHRMLRRLDPATAARLQPNDWSRTMRALEFFLCTRTPLSQRQRQLASPPPFVARMRLLVLSPPRAELYARINARVEAMVAAGLLDEIRRLLAAGVPPAAEAFQAHGYRRFIEYLRGERTYVSAVEQMKTDTRHYAKRQLSWWRREPEAHWLAGFGSDPEVQRQALELLRAPAPVRPGTQLAGELPTSASPSL, via the coding sequence ATGACCCCGCGCCCCATTCCGGTCATCGTCGGGCCAACCTGCTCCGGGAAAAGTGACCTGGGGCTGGCTGTGGCCCGGGCGCTGGACGGAGAAATCATCAACCTCGATTCCATTCAGGTCTATCGCGGCCTGGACGTGGCCACGGCCAAGGTGCCGCCGGCGCTGCGCGCGGCCGTGCCGCACCACCTGATTGACGTTGCCGACCCGGCCGAGCACTACACCGCCGGCCGTTACGCCCGCGAAGCCACGGCCTGTCTGGCCGACATCGAAGCCCGTGGACGCACGGCCGTGTTCGTCGGCGGCACAGGCCTCTACTTCGACGCCCTGCGCGGCCGCCTCTTTGCCGAAGACGACCCGACCGACCTGCGGCTGCGCGCCCGTCTGCATGCCATCCGCGCCCGTCGTGGCGCGCCATGGCTGCACCGCATGCTCCGGCGGCTTGACCCGGCGACGGCGGCGCGCCTGCAACCCAACGACTGGTCGCGCACCATGCGGGCGCTGGAGTTTTTCCTGTGCACGCGCACGCCCCTGTCCCAACGGCAACGGCAGCTTGCGTCGCCGCCGCCCTTTGTGGCGCGCATGCGGCTGCTGGTGCTGTCGCCGCCGCGCGCCGAACTCTATGCCCGCATCAATGCCCGCGTCGAAGCCATGGTGGCTGCCGGTCTGCTCGATGAAATCCGCCGGCTGCTGGCGGCCGGCGTCCCGCCCGCCGCCGAAGCTTTCCAGGCGCATGGCTACCGGCGGTTCATCGAGTACCTGCGGGGTGAGCGTACGTACGTCTCGGCCGTCGAGCAGATGAAAACCGACACCCGCCACTACGCCAAACGCCAGCTTTCCTGGTGGCGACGCGAGCCGGAGGCCCACTGGCTGGCCGGCTTTGGCAGCGACCCGGAAGTGCAGCGGCAGGCGCTGGAGCTGTTACGTGCGCCGGCGCCAGTGCGTCCGGGGACTCAACTGGCAGGTGAGCTTCCCACGAGTGCATCGCCCTCCCTATGA
- a CDS encoding NAD(P)/FAD-dependent oxidoreductase encodes MSDELMVAPSFTVCGAGLAGTLVALYLARQGNRVTLYERLPDMRTHPVPRGRSINLALSRRGLHALEALGLAPVIHPLTIPMRGRMIHSPQGELTFQPYGRTPEETIFSISRHQLNCALLDAAAHWPNLEIHFQSRCTGLNLSSMTLEIEDTRTRAVRQVSARTVVGADGAFSAVRQALQRTDRYDYAQTFLPHGYKELTIPALPGGQHALEKNYLHIWPRQDFMLIALPNLDGSFTCTLFLAYEGAESFASLTDEDAIRRFFDRHFPDVTPLMPTLVEDFQHNPTGSMVTIRCFPWQYAGRVVLVGDAAHAVVPFYGQGMNASFEDCFVLDECLRRHNGDTSAAFLDYQQQRKINTDALAELAYENYLEMRAKVASPWFLMRRRLEYALSNLLGDRFLPLYTMVSFTRIPYAEARARAARQDRWLDVALATLALLVLLALLWWLWPAGR; translated from the coding sequence ATGTCTGACGAACTGATGGTTGCGCCCAGCTTCACGGTGTGCGGTGCCGGACTGGCCGGAACGCTGGTGGCGCTGTATCTTGCCCGTCAGGGCAATCGCGTCACCCTCTACGAACGCCTGCCGGATATGCGGACGCATCCCGTACCGCGCGGCCGTTCCATCAATCTGGCGCTGTCGCGGCGCGGGCTGCATGCCCTCGAAGCCCTTGGCCTCGCTCCGGTCATCCATCCGCTGACCATCCCTATGCGTGGGCGCATGATCCATAGCCCGCAGGGTGAGCTGACGTTCCAGCCCTACGGACGCACGCCGGAAGAAACCATCTTCTCCATTTCGCGTCACCAGTTGAACTGCGCCCTGCTCGATGCCGCTGCCCACTGGCCCAACCTGGAAATCCACTTCCAGTCGCGCTGCACGGGGCTGAACCTTTCTTCCATGACGCTGGAGATTGAAGATACCCGGACGCGCGCCGTCCGTCAGGTGAGCGCCCGGACGGTGGTTGGCGCCGATGGGGCCTTTTCGGCCGTCCGCCAGGCGCTTCAGCGCACCGACCGCTATGACTATGCCCAGACGTTTCTCCCGCACGGCTACAAGGAACTGACCATCCCGGCCCTGCCTGGCGGCCAGCATGCGCTGGAGAAAAACTACCTGCACATCTGGCCCCGCCAGGACTTCATGCTCATTGCGCTGCCCAATCTGGATGGCTCGTTTACCTGCACGCTGTTTCTGGCATACGAAGGCGCGGAAAGCTTTGCCAGCCTGACCGATGAAGATGCCATCCGGCGCTTTTTCGATCGCCACTTCCCCGATGTCACGCCCCTGATGCCGACGCTGGTGGAAGACTTCCAGCACAACCCGACCGGCTCGATGGTGACCATCCGCTGCTTTCCCTGGCAGTACGCCGGGCGCGTCGTGCTCGTCGGCGATGCGGCCCATGCCGTCGTGCCGTTTTACGGGCAGGGCATGAACGCCTCGTTTGAAGACTGCTTTGTGCTGGATGAATGCCTCCGCCGGCACAACGGCGACACCAGCGCAGCCTTTCTGGACTACCAGCAGCAGCGCAAGATCAACACCGATGCCCTGGCCGAACTCGCCTACGAAAACTACCTGGAAATGCGCGCCAAGGTGGCCTCGCCGTGGTTTCTGATGCGGCGGCGTCTCGAATATGCCCTCTCGAACCTGCTGGGCGACCGGTTTCTGCCGCTCTACACAATGGTGTCGTTTACGCGCATTCCCTACGCTGAAGCCCGCGCGCGCGCTGCCCGTCAGGACCGCTGGCTGGACGTGGCGCTGGCCACGCTGGCGCTGCTGGTGCTGCTGGCGCTGCTGTGGTGGCTCTGGCCGGCAGGACGCTGA